Genomic segment of Leishmania panamensis strain MHOM/PA/94/PSC-1 chromosome 20 sequence:
TCACTTGACTGCACTGCTGTTTTGGGGCGTGGGTGTTGCTTTTGCCACTTCGCCTTATTCTCCTTACACTGACGCTCATAaaagcggtggtggtgagcagGGCTGCAGTacggccccctcccctcgccttGACGCATAGAGAACGACGGGAAACGGCACTGCCGAGGTTGTGTggtgtttgtttgttgcGCATTTTCGGTCGCACCTCCACCTTCGCTCGCACTActtgctgccgctccctGAGTGGCGGGGCACTGCCTTGCGCTCTTCTTCCACTGTCATCTCTGGTGTGGTGGTATCCATGTCGAGTATAACGCTGTCATCCGCAGTGCGGGCGAACCCGCGCCTTGTTAGCTCCTCGTTGGAAAAGATGACCTGCAACGCGCAGGGGATTACCGTGGTGGATATCTACCCCTCTGTGCTGTCGGCCCTGACCGCGAAGAGTGCACCTGTTAGTGTCGCCGAGAGTGCTCGTGTGCTTGTGCAGGCTTCTCGATGCAGTCGTCGTGCACAGCAACGGAGCGCCGAGAGCGACTGCGACCATGTCCTGCAGAGGCAGGCCACCTCCTCTGGCCTCGCCGCCAACCCTGgcgtgggcagcagcagtaacTCACCAgccaagaaaaagaaaccgGCAGCCAACGAGGACTCCTACTTGAGTTGCTTCAATGTAGGTATTGCCATGAGTCTGCACACAGTGCTGCTCTCGCGCAACCGCATCTCGAACCTGCTGGGCATAGTGCAGTTCAGGCACTGCGTTTGCCTGTCACTTCTGGGCAACCGCATCCAAACCATCGAGGATTGCGAGCCACTCGCTATGCTGCCTGATTTACAATACCTTTCACTGGAGTACAATCCAGTGACACGGCTGCCACACTATCGCGCACATCTGCTGCGGATCTGCTCGTGGCCGCAGGAAGTGTCCCCGAGCACCTGTCGACTGCGCAAACTCGACAGCTCCGCCGTCACAACAGCAGAAGTGAAACATGCAGCATTGTGCCTTCTGCGGGAATCAGCTCTGCTGCCAGAGTTGCTCTACCGCATGCAGCTCCTGGCATTTCTGGTGGACATCGAAAAGCGTCAGCGACTGCACCGCGAGTTGCGCCAACGCGGCCACGTCTTTCATGACTTGGGCGAACCGGCAAGtatggagctgctgctggagcgggGGGTAGCGCACGCACTGTCCCGGGTCGGGGTTGCTGGGGCGGCGCACATGGCTCGCCAGCTTGTGCGCgatcgtcgtcgtctgtGCACAACCTCGGGTTCTTGCAGTGAGCGCAACAGCGCGCAACCCGCCGGAGCAAAAGCACCACGCGCGCGCATCCACACAAGCGTCACAGATAAGAAAGGCGCATGTGAGGTCGCAGACGAGAAATGCGGCAGGGCAGCCGACATCATGTCCACCACGGTCGCTTACTTTGGATCCGACCCCATAGACCCGAGCGAGATTACGAACCTCAGCACTGTTTCCTCTTGCTCGCTGCTTTCGGACACCTCATCCACCCACGCGAATGTGCTGCAGTCGCTATCGCACCTGCTTTCCAGCAAGGAGCTGGACTGGAGTCGGAGGTCCTTGCGCCGCGCTGACACCTCTGAGGCGGCCGACACGTGTAAGGCCTGGTCGAAGGACGCATTCCGGCAGACGATCGTCTCTCTTGATGTCCACTTGTGCACACTGCTCCTGCGCATCTCGCGCGTTATGGGGCAGACGCTGACGTCCCACGATGTCGACCGCCTCTGCGAGGTATGGCTGCATGCCGTCTCGCATTgcgcgccggcggcgacggcggcagcagagtTTAACGCGACAGGGCCGCGGCGGCTGGTCGTTCAATTCGgtaccgcagcagcgaagtgCAAGACTACCAAGAGAGGTGTCGCAGAGGACCGGGTAGAGGTGAAACAACAGGGAGCCAGCCTTGGCACAAAAGTCACTGGCTGTATACCGGTAGAGgcagtggcagaggcgcAAACGAGCGTCTTGGACGCGCTTGAAAAGGAACCACCATCTCTCCTTAGCACCCTAtcgtcaccgtcgcagctCGACCACCGCAATGCGCAGGACGTGACGATAGAATGCACAAGGGTGTCCATGACGTCGTCGTTTTCGAACGCTGGGTTGCTGCCTAGGGACGTGGTTCCGCGTCCCACTGCTCGCCCTCAAACCGACCGGACGCAACCGCCGGTGCCGGACCGCGAGGCCGCAggacacacagacgcaaACGCTACAGTTCACGCTGTCCCGCAAGACTCGGTCTCGTTGAAGGAATCTGCTTGCGTCGAGTCTCTTCACGCCTTTGAGATGCTCGCGCGTCGACGTTGCAAGCGGCGAGTTGTTCAGCAGTGGTGCTCGGCGCTGCGACATCGTTGGCAAACACGCATTGGCGCCGCATACATCCGTGAAAAGgtcagcgacggcgctgctgcacacctGCGGAGTCCGTCCTGGGGTGGCCTTATTGCCCAGGTGACCTACGTTGAGCGCAAGCGCGGCTTCTTTACcctttggcggcggcgaatgCAGCTACACCGGCTCTTCCGCACGCGGCAGCTCCGTAGAGTGTGGAACCTGTTTCGCCAAAAAACGGCAGCATCGTCCATTCTACGCCTGCGGTGCAAGCAGACATCTGcactggtggcgcagcacctgctggaCGTGGCGTTTCGCACATGGAAGTTCAAGGCGGAAAAGAGGGCAAGCGAGCGGTGTACGGCAGCTCGGCGCCGCGTCTTGGCTGATGTGCCACACAGTACAGGCACCCTCTTTGCGCTAGCACCCCCCGCACCGGTAATGCCGCACCTGGCCACCCGTACACCGTCGCCGCGCATTACGGTGCTGTGCCACGCCCTGGCGGACGCTCTAACGCCTAGCAGAGAAacctgcagcacagcgacaCCTGTACCATCTCTCACCTCAGCGCCTGATGAGGATGCTGCAGACACGCCCGTAGCACTGGCAGCATGCCCTGTCATCACCTCTGTCTGGCGTCCCTCAGCAGCCcgcgagaggcgcacatgcCCACCGCACTCTCCAGAGTCCGTAAGCGTAAAAGAAATGCGTAACGACTCCTGTGCGCACAGCTCTTCTGACGAAGAAGCAGGGCTTTCCGCTACGGGAACCTCGCTAAAAGCTGGCCTCAGCGCCACAAGCGGTGCAGCCACACCGTTCCTCCGGGCTACCTCGCCGaagtggtggcagcagccgcagccagtCTGCAATGCCACGAAGGCCCAAGTACTGTACAGTGGCCCCACCCGTGAGCTTCCGCAGCCGCCAGCAATGCGTATTCTTTTTCCATCCGAGACGAGGAACCAGATCAGTGGGCCGACTCGATGCATCCACAACGCTGACGCCGCTACGGCGCAACCAGGGCCCTCACCACCGTCTTCAGGACAGCCTCCATTCGCACTTCCGGGGGTTGGGTCATCCCCCACTGTGTTGGTGCCTCCAGTAAAGTCAACTTCTCCCAGGCTCTACGACGTTTCAAAGCCGAGTTGCCTTCCCTCCACCACAACTGCCCGTCGAGCCATTGTGCAGTCATTGTCTAGGGCGGAGAAGCTGGCAGACGCACCGGGCGAAGTGGAATCGCCGTaccctgctgctgatgtggaGGCTTTGGTGGAGCTGGCGAAGCAGCTTGAGACCGATCGCGGCTACCTCATAGAAACTCTACGGagccttcacctctctcggCAGAGGCACTGCACACAGGAAAGGCTGCCACAATCGCACGCATCCTACAGAGTCGATTCTATACTACCGCCCCCACCAGGGCCGCCGGCGCCCTCCTTCACGGTTGTCGAGCAACTGGAAGGGCAGTGCGCCTCTCTGGAAACGGAGGTACATCGACTGGAGAAGCTTGTGGCTGCACTACAAGACGAGCGACACCAATTCCTGGAGACTATTCAACATAAGATTTTTTGTGAAAGAGCATGACACGCAACGCTATACGAAACGCTGATGAAGTGAGAAGCAACACAAGCAAGGACACTACCGACTGCGTACAGCTTCTGGATAAGGCAACCCAAGCCTTGTCTCTGTGTCCCTTTCACTACATGAAAGATGCAGAGTGCCgtgatgagagagaaagatgcgCTTGCGATAGCGGGCGGGACAAGGCTGCGGTCTCCGTGGTCTCATGCATTAGGGCGGAAGGGTAGTATCAGCACGAAAAACAGCGGTACCCGTTTTTTCTTGCCATCAGcaaccttctctctctctctctctctctatgccgctctcccttctgtttccctctctacTCTTCCATCATATCAACCATTCACATACGCATATGAGCGCCAGTTCAACACGAAGAAAAGCAGTAGGAGGGGCTCGCGTGCAAGCACCACTCACAAGCGTGAATTCTATGCACTGAATCAAgtgcgctggtgcgccgtagcgaagaaaaaaatgtttggtggcggtgaggagTACTTCCAAGACCCACCCGAGATCGATCGAGACACACTTGTTCGCTACGCCACCTTTTGCGCTCGCCTACGCGCCATCGAGAAGCCTGGTAAAAAGACCATCACCGAAGCCGCCGCACTGGCACGCGAGGTCGGCGACACCCTTCTTGACTACGAGCTTGTTGTCGGAGCACTCTTCCGTCATATCAAGACCTGGACAGGGCAGAAACAGCTCGCCTGCTGGTATGTGCTTGACAAGCTATGTAAGGAAGACCGCGACAAGTACGGCTACATTGCCGGCAAGTACATTCTAGAGGTGGGGCGAGACCACATCCCATACGAGGATCCCGAGCTCACCGGCAAGTACGAGACACTCGTGGAGCACTGGGAAAATGTTTTTCCGCGTCATGTCGTGGATGCGCTGTGGATCGCCAAAAAGGAGCGCCTTTGGGCCGTCGACCACCCGAACgaggtgaagcagcagcagcaggcggaggaggaggagtgggcgcgcgaggaggtggccaTGCAGGACGAGGACGGCCTCAACGACTTTGGCCAACCGTGTGTCGACTACCTGCAGGGACACTGCAGCTGGGGTGACAACTGCCGTCTGTACCACCCTCCCGGCGAAGAGGGCTCGCTGCCGGCGGAGTGCCGGATGGGGGACTGGAAGTGCTCGGCGTGCGGTGTCATCAATCGACACTTTCGCCGTCGGTGCTCCAACTGTGTGCGTGAGAAGCCGCAGTACAAAAAAGGGCGCGTGCCGTCCGCAGAAGATCAGCTACTCTGCACCCCGGACCCAGGGGTGGCAACCGCCTTTCATCAACAATTCGGCTACAACCCGTACGTGCCAGCGGAGGCGATCGCACACTTCAAACTGCGCCTCGAAGGTGTTTCGGCGGAGGAGTACCGCAAAGAGCGCGCGGCAGCGTACCGCGTGCGCATTCTCGGCAGGGCTCCCATCAACCCCGTCGAGGAGCGGTGCAAAGCGTCGAAGCACTTCCCGGACATCGACATGGAGCCGTATGAGGAGTACGAAGTAGGCACAGACGGGCTCGTAgtgaagcggcagcgcaccgaGAGCCTCGTGCCCGCAAACGCGTCGGCCAATAGTGCCGTTACCCTTATCGCGCAGCTCGTCATGGAGCGTGGCATGTTGGATCCCACTGTACCACTACTTTTTGGCGAGCTTTCCCGATGCATCCGCCAGGCTGCTGGAGATCCGACAATGGTGCTTAACGAGACCCAGGCGGAGGTGCTATTGTCTGCGTGCAAGCTGGGCTTCACCGCATGGAATGCAAACAAAGGTGCTGTGCCTTTCGTTGCCACCTTCTTCAAGGCAGTCCGGCACAATGAAGGGAAGCTGGGGCTCTCGGGGGAGCAGGTGGAACAGCTGGAGTCCATGGCCAACATGTTCTTGGCGTGAGAAGCACAAAGGAAACGAGGAAATACATTCCGCATGCTTTGGGGGTCTCTCTTTGCACTTGCTTTGCGTCAAGGAGAagccgcacgcacacacaacaccaCCCGATCGAAGCCAGGCG
This window contains:
- a CDS encoding hypothetical protein (TriTrypDB/GeneDB-style sysID: LpmP.20.3170), with the translated sequence MFGGGEEYFQDPPEIDRDTLVRYATFCARLRAIEKPGKKTITEAAALAREVGDTLLDYELVVGALFRHIKTWTGQKQLACWYVLDKLCKEDRDKYGYIAGKYILEVGRDHIPYEDPELTGKYETLVEHWENVFPRHVVDALWIAKKERLWAVDHPNEVKQQQQAEEEEWAREEVAMQDEDGLNDFGQPCVDYLQGHCSWGDNCRLYHPPGEEGSLPAECRMGDWKCSACGVINRHFRRRCSNCVREKPQYKKGRVPSAEDQLLCTPDPGVATAFHQQFGYNPYVPAEAIAHFKLRLEGVSAEEYRKERAAAYRVRILGRAPINPVEERCKASKHFPDIDMEPYEEYEVGTDGLVVKRQRTESLVPANASANSAVTLIAQLVMERGMLDPTVPLLFGELSRCIRQAAGDPTMVLNETQAEVLLSACKLGFTAWNANKGAVPFVATFFKAVRHNEGKLGLSGEQVEQLESMANMFLA
- a CDS encoding hypothetical protein (TriTrypDB/GeneDB-style sysID: LpmP.20.3160) — encoded protein: MSSITLSSAVRANPRLVSSSLEKMTCNAQGITVVDIYPSVLSALTAKSAPVSVAESARVLVQASRCSRRAQQRSAESDCDHVLQRQATSSGLAANPGVGSSSNSPAKKKKPAANEDSYLSCFNVGIAMSLHTVLLSRNRISNLLGIVQFRHCVCLSLLGNRIQTIEDCEPLAMLPDLQYLSLEYNPVTRLPHYRAHLLRICSWPQEVSPSTCRLRKLDSSAVTTAEVKHAALCLLRESALLPELLYRMQLLAFLVDIEKRQRLHRELRQRGHVFHDLGEPASMELLLERGVAHALSRVGVAGAAHMARQLVRDRRRLCTTSGSCSERNSAQPAGAKAPRARIHTSVTDKKGACEVADEKCGRAADIMSTTVAYFGSDPIDPSEITNLSTVSSCSLLSDTSSTHANVLQSLSHLLSSKELDWSRRSLRRADTSEAADTCKAWSKDAFRQTIVSLDVHLCTLLLRISRVMGQTLTSHDVDRLCEVWLHAVSHCAPAATAAAEFNATGPRRLVVQFGTAAAKCKTTKRGVAEDRVEVKQQGASLGTKVTGCIPVEAVAEAQTSVLDALEKEPPSLLSTLSSPSQLDHRNAQDVTIECTRVSMTSSFSNAGLLPRDVVPRPTARPQTDRTQPPVPDREAAGHTDANATVHAVPQDSVSLKESACVESLHAFEMLARRRCKRRVVQQWCSALRHRWQTRIGAAYIREKVSDGAAAHLRSPSWGGLIAQVTYVERKRGFFTLWRRRMQLHRLFRTRQLRRVWNLFRQKTAASSILRLRCKQTSALVAQHLLDVAFRTWKFKAEKRASERCTAARRRVLADVPHSTGTLFALAPPAPVMPHLATRTPSPRITVLCHALADALTPSRETCSTATPVPSLTSAPDEDAADTPVALAACPVITSVWRPSAARERRTCPPHSPESVSVKEMRNDSCAHSSSDEEAGLSATGTSLKAGLSATSGAATPFLRATSPKWWQQPQPVCNATKAQVLYSGPTRELPQPPAMRILFPSETRNQISGPTRCIHNADAATAQPGPSPPSSGQPPFALPGVGSSPTVLVPPVKSTSPRLYDVSKPSCLPSTTTARRAIVQSLSRAEKLADAPGEVESPYPAADVEALVELAKQLETDRGYLIETLRSLHLSRQRHCTQERLPQSHASYRVDSILPPPPGPPAPSFTVVEQLEGQCASLETEVHRLEKLVAALQDERHQFLETIQHKIFCERA